A stretch of the Sulfurospirillum sp. UCH001 genome encodes the following:
- the coaBC gene encoding bifunctional phosphopantothenoylcysteine decarboxylase/phosphopantothenate--cysteine ligase CoaBC, whose translation MRNNQLLGKKILVGVTGSIAIYKALELIRLFVKAGAEVKVLMSEDAKRFIAPLTFETISQNKVLHADTESWSEGLSHIHTGKWADLFVIAPASVNTINKLSHGIADNLMTQTAIAFTKTIVLAPSANTNMMLNTITQESLSKLSSLGYEIVAPQSKLLACNDEGVGALADIEQIFYTCARLLLKEPFWSEREVIITGGGTMEKIDDVRCLTNFSSGKQASALALAFYLRGANVTLISSGETPNIHAINTLHVKSTAELQAALLSQMQYITKNDKTPYLLMAAAVSDYVPVTTHEGKLKKEELGETYNLELKRNVDVLSSLPKKGFKMIGFKAEMDEKKALENAGKMLIAKNLDAVCLNVLKEQNSFGSSKNEIHFITNASVQKFSLAGKFEIAEHIVEQCSHL comes from the coding sequence ATGCGAAATAATCAATTATTAGGAAAGAAAATTCTTGTAGGCGTCACTGGAAGCATTGCCATTTACAAAGCTCTAGAGCTGATTCGCCTCTTTGTTAAAGCAGGAGCAGAAGTTAAAGTACTTATGAGCGAAGATGCAAAGCGTTTTATTGCTCCACTGACATTTGAGACCATTAGCCAAAACAAAGTTTTACATGCAGATACAGAAAGTTGGAGTGAAGGGCTAAGCCATATTCACACCGGCAAATGGGCAGATCTCTTCGTCATAGCACCTGCTTCTGTGAATACCATTAACAAGCTCTCTCATGGCATTGCAGATAATCTCATGACGCAAACGGCTATTGCTTTTACAAAAACGATTGTTCTAGCGCCTTCTGCCAATACCAACATGATGTTAAATACCATCACACAAGAGAGCCTTAGTAAACTCTCTTCTTTAGGCTATGAGATCGTTGCTCCGCAATCCAAATTACTTGCATGCAATGATGAAGGCGTGGGTGCCCTTGCCGATATTGAACAGATTTTCTATACCTGCGCTCGCTTATTGCTTAAAGAGCCATTTTGGAGTGAACGTGAAGTCATCATCACTGGTGGCGGTACAATGGAAAAAATCGATGATGTCAGATGCCTTACAAATTTTTCGAGTGGAAAACAAGCATCTGCTTTAGCCCTTGCATTTTATTTAAGAGGCGCAAATGTCACCCTTATCAGTAGTGGCGAAACACCCAACATCCATGCTATCAATACGTTGCATGTTAAAAGTACAGCAGAACTACAAGCAGCACTCCTTTCACAAATGCAATACATCACCAAAAATGATAAAACCCCATATCTGCTCATGGCAGCAGCAGTGAGTGATTATGTTCCAGTTACAACACATGAAGGAAAACTCAAAAAAGAAGAATTAGGTGAAACCTATAATCTAGAGCTTAAGCGCAATGTCGATGTTCTTTCATCGCTCCCAAAGAAAGGCTTTAAAATGATCGGTTTTAAAGCAGAAATGGATGAGAAAAAAGCATTAGAGAATGCAGGTAAAATGCTTATCGCTAAAAATCTTGATGCCGTTTGCCTTAATGTGCTCAAAGAGCAAAACAGTTTTGGAAGCAGTAAAAACGAAATTCATTTTATTACCAATGCTTCTGTGCAAAAATTTAGCCTCGCTGGTAAATTTGAGATAGCAGAACACATTGTGGAGCAATGTTCACACCTATGA
- a CDS encoding A24 family peptidase: MEGVLVTLFGLCIGSFLNVAIIRLPKNESINLPASHCPTCLHPLAWYHNVPLFSWIFLRGKCAFCRSHISFQYPLVELSSAFLYAFIYFYLANTLQALLIASVFALLLALSIIDLRYKAVPDALSLPALILSFCTGDPLVSLQNGLLFMGAFAFLRFFISALAKKEVMGEADIIIAGIIGALLGIKLGLVAIYISAVIALIIFMIIRKKGYELAFIPFLALGLLLTWLFETPILHIMELIYE, encoded by the coding sequence ATGGAAGGCGTTTTAGTGACACTCTTTGGTTTATGTATAGGATCGTTTCTTAATGTTGCGATTATACGTTTACCAAAAAATGAAAGTATCAATCTTCCTGCATCACACTGCCCTACATGCTTACATCCTTTAGCGTGGTACCATAACGTACCTCTCTTTTCATGGATTTTTTTAAGAGGCAAATGCGCTTTTTGCAGAAGCCACATCTCTTTTCAATATCCACTGGTAGAATTAAGTTCTGCATTTCTTTATGCATTTATCTATTTTTATTTAGCAAATACACTTCAAGCTCTTTTGATCGCTTCTGTTTTTGCTCTGTTATTAGCGCTCAGTATTATTGATCTTCGCTATAAAGCAGTTCCTGATGCATTAAGTCTTCCTGCTTTGATTCTATCTTTTTGTACAGGAGACCCTCTTGTATCGTTACAAAATGGTCTTTTATTTATGGGTGCTTTTGCTTTTTTACGCTTTTTTATCTCAGCTCTTGCTAAAAAAGAAGTGATGGGAGAGGCCGATATTATTATCGCTGGTATTATAGGTGCATTATTAGGTATCAAACTCGGACTTGTGGCAATTTATATCAGTGCTGTTATTGCTTTGATCATTTTTATGATTATACGAAAAAAAGGGTATGAGCTTGCGTTCATCCCATTTTTAGCCCTTGGGCTCCTGCTCACGTGGCTTTTTGAAACACCAATTTTACACATAATGGAATTAATCTATGAATAG
- a CDS encoding LptF/LptG family permease — MNRVSRYLLKHFSELFSSLFFILFFITSVVFFIKLTAMTAIIKMNFLELGTLYIYLLPRTLIYTLPLTFFIALCITLFNLSKENETIVLFTLGYNPKKIAQLFLGLSSILSLVLVLDIFVLIPISKQLNTNFLEYKKAEAKFNIKANEFGQKFSDWLVYIEHSDENKLYSGITLYQAPTAKEDEKLIVATNAVIDNEKGTLRLNLDQGKIFEFTKEDIQQTDFERMHINSRPKTPVGAIQTIQEYWNGVFTDQRRAYDLSFFLLIALFPIASTLIALSIGIVTYRYNKGGIYIAMFSTIAIYLTLTTLVSTWNPQSAPIIVFIATFLIAYQIYQKRIRAMF, encoded by the coding sequence ATGAATAGAGTAAGTCGTTATCTTTTAAAACATTTCAGTGAGCTCTTTAGCTCTTTATTTTTTATTCTCTTTTTTATTACCTCTGTGGTTTTTTTCATCAAATTAACGGCTATGACCGCCATCATCAAGATGAACTTTTTAGAACTGGGAACGCTCTACATCTATCTGTTGCCACGTACGCTTATCTACACACTTCCTTTGACATTTTTTATTGCGCTTTGTATTACGCTTTTTAACCTCTCAAAAGAGAATGAAACCATTGTTCTCTTCACCCTTGGCTACAATCCTAAGAAAATAGCACAACTCTTTTTAGGATTATCGAGTATTCTTTCATTGGTTCTAGTTTTAGATATTTTTGTACTTATTCCTATCTCAAAGCAACTCAATACAAACTTTTTAGAATATAAAAAAGCAGAAGCGAAATTTAATATTAAAGCCAATGAGTTTGGGCAAAAATTCTCTGATTGGCTTGTATACATTGAGCACAGTGATGAAAATAAACTCTATAGTGGCATTACGCTCTATCAAGCACCAACAGCAAAAGAGGATGAAAAGCTTATTGTCGCTACCAATGCTGTTATTGATAATGAGAAAGGAACACTCAGACTTAACCTTGATCAGGGAAAGATTTTTGAATTTACAAAAGAAGATATTCAACAAACTGATTTTGAGCGAATGCATATTAACTCTAGGCCTAAAACACCTGTAGGGGCCATTCAAACTATTCAAGAGTATTGGAATGGAGTTTTTACAGATCAAAGACGTGCTTATGATCTTTCATTTTTCTTGCTTATTGCCCTTTTCCCAATTGCTTCAACACTTATCGCTCTGAGCATTGGGATTGTAACGTATCGTTATAATAAAGGTGGTATTTATATTGCTATGTTTTCAACCATTGCCATTTATCTAACGCTCACAACGCTTGTATCGACATGGAATCCTCAAAGTGCACCAATTATTGTCTTTATTGCAACGTTTTTGATTGCGTATCAAATTTATCAAAAGCGCATTCGTGCTATGTTCTAA
- the truA gene encoding tRNA pseudouridine(38-40) synthase TruA, with protein sequence MRVKLTLSYDGSAFHGFQIQKNETKATQSVAGALACALKRVNIEGCIVGSGRTDTGVHATHQIAHIDIPSFWKDLEKLKSHLNGFLQPSIFIHNIRLINSTFHARFDAKKRLYRYVLYDGGYQPFLANYALHVQPIDVEKLNEYAQAFVGFHNFEYFKKLGGGTTKDERTIFKAGAYRHKNLIIIYFLGDAFLRSQVRMMCSSLLKVCDGTLSFEDLIAQRDRKMKVSTTLIPACGLYLSRVFY encoded by the coding sequence ATGCGTGTTAAACTTACCCTAAGTTACGATGGAAGCGCTTTTCATGGCTTCCAAATTCAAAAAAATGAAACAAAAGCGACACAAAGTGTTGCAGGAGCACTCGCCTGTGCACTCAAACGTGTTAACATCGAAGGATGCATCGTTGGCAGTGGACGCACTGACACAGGTGTTCATGCTACTCATCAAATTGCACATATAGACATACCCTCTTTTTGGAAAGATCTCGAAAAGCTAAAATCGCATCTCAATGGTTTTTTGCAACCTTCTATCTTTATTCACAATATCAGACTTATAAATTCCACTTTTCATGCACGATTTGATGCAAAAAAAAGGCTGTATCGTTATGTGCTCTATGATGGAGGCTATCAGCCTTTTTTGGCTAATTATGCGCTACATGTACAACCAATTGATGTTGAAAAACTCAATGAGTATGCCCAAGCATTTGTTGGATTTCATAATTTTGAGTATTTTAAAAAGCTTGGTGGTGGGACAACAAAGGATGAACGTACTATTTTTAAAGCAGGAGCGTATCGTCATAAAAATCTTATTATCATCTATTTTTTAGGAGATGCTTTTTTACGTTCTCAAGTACGCATGATGTGCTCAAGTTTACTGAAAGTGTGCGATGGAACACTAAGCTTTGAAGATCTCATTGCACAGAGAGATCGTAAAATGAAAGTATCCACAACACTGATTCCAGCGTGTGGACTTTATCTTTCACGTGTTTTTTACTAG